From a single Paramormyrops kingsleyae isolate MSU_618 chromosome 14, PKINGS_0.4, whole genome shotgun sequence genomic region:
- the LOC111842058 gene encoding uncharacterized protein isoform X3 — MGNSSNKDVHGSAGAHLDSPHTPPASLLTPTVLGTHPPLSSTPAQQGETAPKAAKVTHQGGPTHARDASQSAAHEWAVISPAGTESDSGGVVDCGEAHLVCPVTALTQSALLPVLASTAEDSGLDQSAGERGRVGEGCGNRDTPTSETLLEQYRMTLGLSHGQDGPLSTADLVRCVLAERDKLADEVQYLKEVMKTERGEWLQFQADLQVAVAVADRLRVEAEEELGSLRGAHRDAEQQLALARRRQEDTDAELESLRIQYQEACNRLSSLARESPETGAQEESAVPGRWRGGECTTETDGPGSESQGTDRGRVLLKVTKREEVAVGGKGVAEEYLRSVAAESKRKEESRAGREPRKMGAATERSRSLSRLPLSSDSPFAINGNSQPVATTMGPLSKNQHTGQGKRVEQVLEQQASWTGAGKQEVTANHQNTIPSDLPLTAGTKVKQQDGLSMLLRRHGGSKRNSLLRWCQSRTLGYKNIDITNFSSSWADGMALCAVFHTYLPSHIPYHSLNPESKRENLDLAFRTGESVGIQASLTVEEMLKVGGPDWQGVLGYVESIYRHFEM, encoded by the exons atgggaaactCCAGCAACAAAGATGTTCATGGATCTGCAG GCGCCCATTTGGACTCCCCTCACACCCCTCCTGCATCGCTACTCActcccactgtccttgggaCGCACCCACCTCTCAGCTCCACTCCGGCACAGCAGGGTGAGACGGCACCGAAGGCCGCCAAGGTGACACATCAGGGGGGTCCCACCCATGCTCGTGATGCCTCCCAAAGCGCCGCCCACGAGTGGGCGGTCATCAGCCCAGCAGGCACTGAATCTGACAGCGGCGGTGTGGTGGATTGTGGAGAGGCCCATCTGGTCTGCCCAGTGACGGCTCTCACCCAATCAGCACTCTTGCCTGTACTTGCCAGTACAGCTGAGGACAGTGGTCTGGACCAATCTGCAGGGGAGAGAggcagggtgggggaggggtgtggcaACAGGGACACACCCACCTCAGAGACCCTGCTGGAGCAGTACCGAATGACTCTTGGGTTGAGTCATGGGCAGGATGGACCTCTGAGCACAGCAG ATCTAGTCAGATGTGTCCTGGCGGAGCGAGACAAGCTTGCAGATGAGGTGCAGTATCTGAAAGAGGTGATGAAG ACGGAACGCGGGGAGTGGCTGCAATTCCAGGCCgacctgcaggtggcagtagCGGTCGCCGACCGGCTGCGCGTGGAGGCGGAAGAGGAGCTCGGCTCTCTGCGGGGGGCCCACCGGGATGCGGAGCAGCAGCTGGCCTTGGCGCGACGAAGGCAGGAGGACACTGACGCGGAGCTGGAGAGCCTGAGGATTCAGTACCAGGAGGCCTGCAACAGGCTCTCCTCTCTGGCCAGGGAGAGCCCAGAGACAGGGGCCCAGGAGGAGAGTGCAGTGCCAGGGAGGTGGCGGGGAGGGGAGTGCACCACAGAGACAGACGGTCCCGGGAGCGAGAGCCAGGGGACGGACAGGGGGCGGGTCCTGCTGAAAGTGACCAAGCGGGAGGAGGTGGCTGTTGGGGGGAAGGGAGTGGCAGAGGAGTACCTGCGGAGCGTGGCAGCGGAGAGCAAAAGGAAGGAGGAGAGCCGTGCAGGGAGGGAGCCACGCAAGATGGGAGCGGCGACAGAGAGGTCCAG GAGTCTGTCCAGACTTCCCCTGTCATCCGACTCCCCCTTTGCCATCAATGGTAACTCCCAACCAGTTGCCACGACGATGGGGCCTCTTAGCAAG AACCAGCACACGGGCCAAGGAAAGAGGGTGGAGCAGGTTCTGGAGCAACAGGCTAGCTGGACTGGTGCAG gtaaacaggaagtgactgcCAACCATCAAAACACCATCCCCAGTGACCTCCCCCTGACAGCGGGCACTAAAGTCAA GCAGCAGGATGGACTCAGCATGCTGTTACGTCGACACGGGGGCTCAAAGAGGAACTCCCTCCTCCGTTGGTGTCAAAGCCGCACACTGGGGTATAAG AACATCGACATCACCAACTTCAGCAGCAGCTGGGCGGATGGAATGGCACTGTGCGCCGTGTTCCACACCTACCTGCCATCTCACATCCCGTACCACAGCCTGAATCCGGAGAGCAAG AGGGAGAATCTGGACCTGGCTTTCCGAACAGGGGAGAGTGTGGGAATCCAGGCTTCTTTG ACAGTGGAGGAGATGCTGAAGGTGGGAGGCCCGGACTGGCAGGGGGTTCTGGGATACGTGGAGAGCATTTACCGCCACTTTGAGATGTGA
- the grcc10 gene encoding protein C10 codes for MASAPAQQPILTVEQARVVLSEVIQAFSLPENAARMEEARESACNDMGKMLQLVLPVATQIQQEVIKAYGFNNEGEGVLKFARLVKMYETQDPEIAAMSVKLKSLLLPPLSVPPIGGGVTAS; via the exons ATGGCGTCCGCTCCTGCCCAGCAGCCCATCCTAACTGTGGAACAGGCTAGAG TGGTGCTGAGTGAGGTGATCCAGGCCTTCTCTCTTCCTGAGAACGCTGCCCGGATGGAGGAGGCCCGGGAGAGTGCCTGCAACGACATGGGCAAGATGCTGCAGCTGGTGCTTCCTGTGGCTACGCAGATCCAGCAGGAGGTGATCAAGGCCTATGGATTCAACAATGAGGGCGAGG GTGTCCTTAAATTTGCCCGACTGGTCAAGATGTATGAAACCCAAGACCCGGAGATCGCTGCAATGTCCGTCAAACTAAAGTCCCTCCTGTTGCCTCCGTTGTCAGTCCCACCCATTGGAGGTGGAGTCACAGCATCATAG
- the LOC111842058 gene encoding cytospin-A isoform X2, translated as MGNSSNKDVHGSAGAHLDSPHTPPASLLTPTVLGTHPPLSSTPAQQGETAPKAAKVTHQGGPTHARDASQSAAHEWAVISPAGTESDSGGVVDCGEAHLVCPVTALTQSALLPVLASTAEDSGLDQSAGERGRVGEGCGNRDTPTSETLLEQYRMTLGLSHGQDGPLSTADLVRCVLAERDKLADEVQYLKEVMKTERGEWLQFQADLQVAVAVADRLRVEAEEELGSLRGAHRDAEQQLALARRRQEDTDAELESLRIQYQEACNRLSSLARESPETGAQEESAVPGRWRGGECTTETDGPGSESQGTDRGRVLLKVTKREEVAVGGKGVAEEYLRSVAAESKRKEESRAGREPRKMGAATERSRSLSRLPLSSDSPFAINGNSQPVATTMGPLSKNQHTGQGKRVEQVLEQQASWTGAGTGKQEVTANHQNTIPSDLPLTAGTKVKQQDGLSMLLRRHGGSKRNSLLRWCQSRTLGYKNIDITNFSSSWADGMALCAVFHTYLPSHIPYHSLNPESKRENLDLAFRTGESVGIQASLTVEEMLKVGGPDWQGVLGYVESIYRHFEM; from the exons atgggaaactCCAGCAACAAAGATGTTCATGGATCTGCAG GCGCCCATTTGGACTCCCCTCACACCCCTCCTGCATCGCTACTCActcccactgtccttgggaCGCACCCACCTCTCAGCTCCACTCCGGCACAGCAGGGTGAGACGGCACCGAAGGCCGCCAAGGTGACACATCAGGGGGGTCCCACCCATGCTCGTGATGCCTCCCAAAGCGCCGCCCACGAGTGGGCGGTCATCAGCCCAGCAGGCACTGAATCTGACAGCGGCGGTGTGGTGGATTGTGGAGAGGCCCATCTGGTCTGCCCAGTGACGGCTCTCACCCAATCAGCACTCTTGCCTGTACTTGCCAGTACAGCTGAGGACAGTGGTCTGGACCAATCTGCAGGGGAGAGAggcagggtgggggaggggtgtggcaACAGGGACACACCCACCTCAGAGACCCTGCTGGAGCAGTACCGAATGACTCTTGGGTTGAGTCATGGGCAGGATGGACCTCTGAGCACAGCAG ATCTAGTCAGATGTGTCCTGGCGGAGCGAGACAAGCTTGCAGATGAGGTGCAGTATCTGAAAGAGGTGATGAAG ACGGAACGCGGGGAGTGGCTGCAATTCCAGGCCgacctgcaggtggcagtagCGGTCGCCGACCGGCTGCGCGTGGAGGCGGAAGAGGAGCTCGGCTCTCTGCGGGGGGCCCACCGGGATGCGGAGCAGCAGCTGGCCTTGGCGCGACGAAGGCAGGAGGACACTGACGCGGAGCTGGAGAGCCTGAGGATTCAGTACCAGGAGGCCTGCAACAGGCTCTCCTCTCTGGCCAGGGAGAGCCCAGAGACAGGGGCCCAGGAGGAGAGTGCAGTGCCAGGGAGGTGGCGGGGAGGGGAGTGCACCACAGAGACAGACGGTCCCGGGAGCGAGAGCCAGGGGACGGACAGGGGGCGGGTCCTGCTGAAAGTGACCAAGCGGGAGGAGGTGGCTGTTGGGGGGAAGGGAGTGGCAGAGGAGTACCTGCGGAGCGTGGCAGCGGAGAGCAAAAGGAAGGAGGAGAGCCGTGCAGGGAGGGAGCCACGCAAGATGGGAGCGGCGACAGAGAGGTCCAG GAGTCTGTCCAGACTTCCCCTGTCATCCGACTCCCCCTTTGCCATCAATGGTAACTCCCAACCAGTTGCCACGACGATGGGGCCTCTTAGCAAG AACCAGCACACGGGCCAAGGAAAGAGGGTGGAGCAGGTTCTGGAGCAACAGGCTAGCTGGACTGGTGCAGGTACAG gtaaacaggaagtgactgcCAACCATCAAAACACCATCCCCAGTGACCTCCCCCTGACAGCGGGCACTAAAGTCAA GCAGCAGGATGGACTCAGCATGCTGTTACGTCGACACGGGGGCTCAAAGAGGAACTCCCTCCTCCGTTGGTGTCAAAGCCGCACACTGGGGTATAAG AACATCGACATCACCAACTTCAGCAGCAGCTGGGCGGATGGAATGGCACTGTGCGCCGTGTTCCACACCTACCTGCCATCTCACATCCCGTACCACAGCCTGAATCCGGAGAGCAAG AGGGAGAATCTGGACCTGGCTTTCCGAACAGGGGAGAGTGTGGGAATCCAGGCTTCTTTG ACAGTGGAGGAGATGCTGAAGGTGGGAGGCCCGGACTGGCAGGGGGTTCTGGGATACGTGGAGAGCATTTACCGCCACTTTGAGATGTGA
- the iars2 gene encoding isoleucine--tRNA ligase, mitochondrial: MLLSRFGVVSFIVRKWGHGTQRSIFHPGLHVQVCRSQSAGSSGDTAQHSGDQGERKYRDSVLLPKTDFPMKLSGQKLLDREIEIQKLCGFSELYAWQRDRKAKKEFCLHDGPPYANGDPHVGHALNKILKDIRNRFEVLRGRHVHYVPGWDCHGLPIELKALGDLAVEGLTPLQIRQKAREFAEGAVSRQRAAFQRWGVMADWTHCYYTFDGRYEARQLEVFQEMHSKGLIYRDYKPVFWSPSSRTALAEAELEYNAQHTSRAVYATFPVKTPPPKLASAAEDWSSAAVLVWTTQPWTLPANQAVCFMPNTQYSLVRRADSSQLLLVATECISRLTASLGVQLDAVSTFSGSELEGGVCRHPTMPGKEVPLLAANHVTMGKGTGLVHTAPAHGMEDFGVASHFNLPVECLVDEEAKFTELAGPELHGQEVLGQGTDTVISMLGAAGALVKEEDCVHSYPYDWRARRPVIILPSKQWFINTASLKDKAKEALQKVRVVPESARGSLLAMLDRRTYWCISRQRSWGVPIPVFYHKETGEPLINRHTVSHVATLFAEKGSDCWWELSLDSLLPPQVLKKSKAGPVTDYERGEDVLDIWFDSGVTWAAVLPESDPRADVYVEGKDQLGGWFQSSLLTSVAVRNKAPYRSLVVHGFVLSEKGEKMSKSLGNVVDPTVVINGGKDLSVSPPYGADVLRWWVAESNVFSEVLIGPTALSSAQESIHKLRNTLRFLLGNLHGFDPRTQAVDPRQMHYVDQYLLHLLREFGMKVSDAYSEFDVSRVVRLLQAFISRDLSSFYFSIIKDRLYCDSEDSPGRRSCQTALEEILDGVTRAVAPILPHLAEEVYRHAPGHEDGETLFHSGWIKSSSVWTKPGLQEAVEGACAIRDSFLSSIPGRNAVEYELTIAIEPGLLFELMESLQEEPTSTCSQLTELMMASRTNLLSALPQDLPSDALTSRGSFLINLEGGGIREESAYSVAAVPCPLSRCPRCRRYTAEVPECLCPRCKSVLGGPN; the protein is encoded by the exons ATGCTGCTGAGCAGGTTCGGGGTAGTTAGCTTTATTGTACGAAAATGGGGCCATGGTACTCAAAGAAGTATCTTTCATCCCGGCCTCCACGTACAGGTATGTCGAAGTCAAAGTGCTGGCTCCTCGGGAGACACGGCTCAGCATTCGGGCGATCAGGGCGAGAGGAAGTACCGTGATAGTGTGCTGCTTCCCAAGACTGACTTTCCGATGAAACTGAGCGGTCAGAAACTGCTGGATCGGGAAATAGAAATACAGAAG TTATGCGGATTCTCAGAGTTGTACGCATGGCAAAGAGATCGTAAGGCAAAAAAGGAGTTTTGTCTTCATGATGGCCCTCCTTACGCTAACGGAGACCCGCACGTGGGACACGCCCTGAATAAG ATCCTTAAAGACATTCGCAATCGCTTTGAGGTCCTGCGAGGCAGGCATGTTCACTACGTGCCAGGCTGGGACTGCCACGGGCTGCCCATCGAGCTAAAGGCCCTCGGAGACCTGGCGGTGGAGGGCTTGACGCCTCTCCAGATCCGGCAGAAAG CCCGGGAGTTTGCAGAGGGTGCCGTCTCCCGGCAGCGTGCCGCCTTCCAGCGCTGGGGTGTGATGGCTGACTGGACCCACTGTTACTACACCTTCGACGGACGGTACGAGGCTCGGCAGCTGGAGGTCTTCCAGGAGATGCACAGCAAG GGCTTGATCTACAGGGACTACAAGCCGGTGTTCTGGTCGCCCTCCTCCAG GACAGCCCTGGCGGAGGCGGAGCTCGAGTATAACGCACAGCACACGAGTCGGGCCGTTTACGCCACCTTCCCAGTGAAGACCCCGCCCCCAAAGCTGGCTTCTGCTGCAG AGGACTGGAGCAGTGCGGCTGTACTGGTGTGGACGACCCAGCCCTGGACCCTGCCAGCGAACCAGGCCGTCTGCTTCATGCCCAACACGCA ataCTCTTTGGTAAGGAGAGCGGACAGCTCACAGCTCCTCCTGGTGGCCACCGAATGCATTAGCAGGCTGACAGCCTCTCTAGGCGTGCAGCTGGACGCGGTCAGCACCTTCTCAG GCTCGGAACTGGAGGGTGGCGTCTGCCGACATCCCACCATGCCCGGCAAAGAGGTGCCGCTGCTCGCGGCTAATCACGTGACCATGGGCAAAGGCACCGGGCTGGTGCACACGGCCCCCGCCCACGGAATGGAGGACTTTGGGGTGGCCTCTCACTTTAATCTCCCCGTG GAGTGTTTGGTGGATGAGGAGGCCAAGTTCACAGAGCTGGCAGGTCCTGAGCTCCACGGTCAGGAGGTCCTGGGACAGGGGACAGATACAG TGATCTCCATGCTGGGGGCCGCGGGGGCCCTGGTGAAGGAGGAGGACTGTGTGCACAGCTACCCCTACGACTGGAGGGCCAGGCGGCCTGTGATCATCCTGCCCAGCAAGCAGTGGTTCATCAACACGGCTTCCCTGAAGGACAAGGCCAAG gaaGCATTGCAGAAGGTTCGTGTGGTGCCGGAGTCGGCAAGGGGCAGCCTGCTGGCCATGCTGGATCGGAGGACATATTGGTGCATCTCCCGGCAGCGTAGCTGGGGAGTCCCCATTCCCGTTTTCTACCACAAGGAGACAGGCGAGCCGCTCATCAACAG GCATACTGTATCCCATGTGGCCACGCTCTTTGCTGAGAAAGGGAGTGACTGCTGGTGGGAGCTGTCCCTGGACTCGCTGCTGCCCCCGCAGGTGTTGAAGAAG AGCAAAGCCGGCCCGGTGACGGACTACGAGCGCGGGGAAGACGTGCTGGACATCTGGTTCGACAGCGGTGTGACTTGGGCAGCCGTGCTTCCAG AGTCCGACCCCCGTGCCGATGTCTACGTAGAGGGAAAGGACCAGCTTGGAGGCTGGTTCCAGTCCTCTCTGCTAACCAGCGTTGCTGTGCGCAACAAGGCCCCCTACAG GTCGCTGGTGGTGCATGGCTTTGTGTTGAGCGAAAAGGGGGAAAAGATGTCAAAGTCGCTGGGAAACGTGGTGGATCCTACCGTGGTCATCAATGGGGGAAAG GACCTCTCAGTCTCCCCGCCGTACGGGGCAGACGTGCTGCGTTGGTGGGTGGCCGAATCCAATGTCTTCTCTGAGGTTCTGATTGGACCCACTGCGCTCAGCTCCGCACAGGAGAGCATCCACAAG CTGAGGAACACGCTGCGATTCCTGCTGGGGAACCTCCATGGCTTCGACCCCCGCACGCAGGCCGTGGATCCCAGGCAGATGCACTACGTGGACCAGTACCTGCTGCACCTGCTGCGGGAGTTTGGCATGAAG GTGTCTGACGCCTACAGCGAGTTCGATGTGAGCCGGGTGGTCAGGCTTCTCCAAGCCTTCATCTCCAGGGACCTCTCCAGCTTCTACTTCAGCATCATCAAGGACAG GCTGTACTGCGACTCAGAGGATTCACCGGGTCGCCGCTCCTGTCAGACCGCTCTGGAGGAGATCCTGGATGGCGTGACCCGTGCCGTAGCGCCGATTCTGCCCCACTTGGCGGAGGAGGTGTACCGGCACGCCCCGGGACACGAAG ACGGCGAGACCCTATTTCACAGCGGCTGGATAAAGAGCAGCTCCGTGTGGACGAAGCCCGGGCTGCAGGAGGCTGTGGAGGGGGCCTGCGCCATCAGGGACTCCTTCCTGTCCTCCATCCCTGGCCGAAATGCCGTGGAGTATGAGCTCACCATCGCCATCGAACCCGGATTGCTCTTCGAGCTCATGGAG
- the LOC111842058 gene encoding cytospin-A isoform X1 — MGNSSNKDVHGSAGAHLDSPHTPPASLLTPTVLGTHPPLSSTPAQQGETAPKAAKVTHQGGPTHARDASQSAAHEWAVISPAGTESDSGGVVDCGEAHLVCPVTALTQSALLPVLASTAEDSGLDQSAGERGRVGEGCGNRDTPTSETLLEQYRMTLGLSHGQDGPLSTADLVRCVLAERDKLADEVQYLKEVMKTERGEWLQFQADLQVAVAVADRLRVEAEEELGSLRGAHRDAEQQLALARRRQEDTDAELESLRIQYQEACNRLSSLARESPETGAQEESAVPGRWRGGECTTETDGPGSESQGTDRGRVLLKVTKREEVAVGGKGVAEEYLRSVAAESKRKEESRAGREPRKMGAATERSRSLSRLPLSSDSPFAINGNSQPVATTMGPLSKNQHTGQGKRVEQVLEQQASWTGAGTGGPGCGKQEVTANHQNTIPSDLPLTAGTKVKQQDGLSMLLRRHGGSKRNSLLRWCQSRTLGYKNIDITNFSSSWADGMALCAVFHTYLPSHIPYHSLNPESKRENLDLAFRTGESVGIQASLTVEEMLKVGGPDWQGVLGYVESIYRHFEM; from the exons atgggaaactCCAGCAACAAAGATGTTCATGGATCTGCAG GCGCCCATTTGGACTCCCCTCACACCCCTCCTGCATCGCTACTCActcccactgtccttgggaCGCACCCACCTCTCAGCTCCACTCCGGCACAGCAGGGTGAGACGGCACCGAAGGCCGCCAAGGTGACACATCAGGGGGGTCCCACCCATGCTCGTGATGCCTCCCAAAGCGCCGCCCACGAGTGGGCGGTCATCAGCCCAGCAGGCACTGAATCTGACAGCGGCGGTGTGGTGGATTGTGGAGAGGCCCATCTGGTCTGCCCAGTGACGGCTCTCACCCAATCAGCACTCTTGCCTGTACTTGCCAGTACAGCTGAGGACAGTGGTCTGGACCAATCTGCAGGGGAGAGAggcagggtgggggaggggtgtggcaACAGGGACACACCCACCTCAGAGACCCTGCTGGAGCAGTACCGAATGACTCTTGGGTTGAGTCATGGGCAGGATGGACCTCTGAGCACAGCAG ATCTAGTCAGATGTGTCCTGGCGGAGCGAGACAAGCTTGCAGATGAGGTGCAGTATCTGAAAGAGGTGATGAAG ACGGAACGCGGGGAGTGGCTGCAATTCCAGGCCgacctgcaggtggcagtagCGGTCGCCGACCGGCTGCGCGTGGAGGCGGAAGAGGAGCTCGGCTCTCTGCGGGGGGCCCACCGGGATGCGGAGCAGCAGCTGGCCTTGGCGCGACGAAGGCAGGAGGACACTGACGCGGAGCTGGAGAGCCTGAGGATTCAGTACCAGGAGGCCTGCAACAGGCTCTCCTCTCTGGCCAGGGAGAGCCCAGAGACAGGGGCCCAGGAGGAGAGTGCAGTGCCAGGGAGGTGGCGGGGAGGGGAGTGCACCACAGAGACAGACGGTCCCGGGAGCGAGAGCCAGGGGACGGACAGGGGGCGGGTCCTGCTGAAAGTGACCAAGCGGGAGGAGGTGGCTGTTGGGGGGAAGGGAGTGGCAGAGGAGTACCTGCGGAGCGTGGCAGCGGAGAGCAAAAGGAAGGAGGAGAGCCGTGCAGGGAGGGAGCCACGCAAGATGGGAGCGGCGACAGAGAGGTCCAG GAGTCTGTCCAGACTTCCCCTGTCATCCGACTCCCCCTTTGCCATCAATGGTAACTCCCAACCAGTTGCCACGACGATGGGGCCTCTTAGCAAG AACCAGCACACGGGCCAAGGAAAGAGGGTGGAGCAGGTTCTGGAGCAACAGGCTAGCTGGACTGGTGCAGGTACAGGTGGGCCGGGATGTG gtaaacaggaagtgactgcCAACCATCAAAACACCATCCCCAGTGACCTCCCCCTGACAGCGGGCACTAAAGTCAA GCAGCAGGATGGACTCAGCATGCTGTTACGTCGACACGGGGGCTCAAAGAGGAACTCCCTCCTCCGTTGGTGTCAAAGCCGCACACTGGGGTATAAG AACATCGACATCACCAACTTCAGCAGCAGCTGGGCGGATGGAATGGCACTGTGCGCCGTGTTCCACACCTACCTGCCATCTCACATCCCGTACCACAGCCTGAATCCGGAGAGCAAG AGGGAGAATCTGGACCTGGCTTTCCGAACAGGGGAGAGTGTGGGAATCCAGGCTTCTTTG ACAGTGGAGGAGATGCTGAAGGTGGGAGGCCCGGACTGGCAGGGGGTTCTGGGATACGTGGAGAGCATTTACCGCCACTTTGAGATGTGA